In Georgenia soli, a genomic segment contains:
- a CDS encoding Mu transposase domain-containing protein produces the protein MVRELWRDEVALDLERVVVSCKGQVVADHARSWARGLTVTDPGHVATAKVLRQRFLAPRPVREVEADLARDLSVYDTAFGVTGLDGQVV, from the coding sequence GTGGTACGAGAACTGTGGCGCGACGAGGTCGCCCTGGACCTCGAGCGGGTCGTGGTCAGCTGTAAGGGGCAGGTCGTCGCCGACCACGCCCGCTCCTGGGCAAGGGGTCTCACGGTGACCGACCCGGGTCATGTCGCCACCGCCAAGGTGCTGCGCCAGCGCTTCCTGGCGCCGCGACCGGTCCGTGAGGTCGAGGCCGATCTGGCCCGGGACCTGTCGGTCTACGACACTGCGTTCGGTGTCACCGGCCTGGACGGGCAGGTGGTCTGA